Proteins encoded within one genomic window of Ottowia sp. SB7-C50:
- a CDS encoding outer membrane protein assembly factor BamE, with the protein MKNITRRICWGLAALLGALGIAACDPQAIKELEEGVSTEADVVQRFGQPERVWPEAGGAKTYEYNRQPEGMRNYMITIGPDGRMSALRQVLTPDNFRRVQPGMGVEDVRRMLGKPARQVPYALKNEVVWTWKFLEPPSEKKAFNVIFSPDYRVIRSEVGPDPDGPDMRGGG; encoded by the coding sequence ATGAAGAACATCACGCGCCGCATCTGCTGGGGGCTGGCCGCCCTGCTGGGGGCATTGGGCATCGCCGCCTGCGATCCGCAGGCCATCAAGGAGCTGGAGGAGGGCGTCTCGACCGAGGCCGACGTGGTGCAGCGCTTCGGCCAGCCCGAGCGCGTCTGGCCCGAGGCCGGCGGCGCCAAGACCTACGAATACAACCGCCAGCCCGAGGGCATGCGCAACTACATGATCACCATCGGCCCCGACGGCCGCATGAGCGCGCTGCGCCAGGTGCTGACACCCGACAACTTCCGCCGCGTGCAGCCCGGCATGGGCGTGGAAGACGTGCGCCGCATGCTGGGCAAGCCCGCCAGGCAGGTGCCTTACGCGCTCAAGAACGAGGTGGTGTGGACGTGGAAATTCCTCGAGCCGCCCAGCGAGAAGAAGGCCTTCAACGTCATCTTCAGCCCGGACTACCGCGTGATCCGCAGCGAAGTCGGCCCCGACCCGGACGGGCCGGACATGCGCGGCGGCGGTTGA
- a CDS encoding YidB family protein: protein MGLLDSVLGSVLAGQNQQGGLGGLGNVLGGMLGGQQQAPQGQAGGLNAGLIAALAPVLIGMLANNGGQGGLGGLLDKFTRAGAGDAANSWIGTGQNQSISPDVVTQALGPDVVGDIAAKLGLGHGDAAGGIAQVLPELIDKLTPHGQAPQGGLGSADDIVGMLGRMLQQR from the coding sequence ATGGGTCTGCTCGATTCGGTTCTGGGTTCGGTGCTGGCGGGTCAAAACCAGCAGGGAGGCCTGGGCGGCCTGGGCAATGTGCTGGGCGGCATGCTGGGTGGCCAGCAACAGGCGCCGCAAGGCCAGGCTGGCGGCCTGAACGCGGGCCTGATCGCCGCGCTGGCGCCGGTGCTGATCGGCATGCTGGCCAACAACGGTGGCCAGGGCGGCCTAGGCGGCCTGCTCGACAAGTTCACCCGCGCGGGCGCCGGTGACGCCGCCAATTCGTGGATCGGCACCGGCCAGAACCAGTCGATCAGCCCCGACGTGGTGACGCAGGCGCTGGGCCCCGACGTGGTGGGCGACATCGCCGCCAAGCTGGGCCTGGGCCACGGCGACGCCGCCGGTGGCATCGCGCAGGTGCTGCCCGAGCTGATCGACAAGCTGACGCCGCACGGCCAGGCGCCGCAGGGCGGCCTGGGCAGCGCCGACGACATCGTCGGCATGCTGGGCCGCATGCTGCAGCAGCGCTGA
- the grxC gene encoding glutaredoxin 3, with the protein MQPVKMYSTAVCPYCVRAKQILKAKGVEQIDEIRVDLDAAQRQTMMQITGRRTVPQIFIGDTHVGGHDDLVALDQRGGLDPLLAGQAA; encoded by the coding sequence ATGCAACCCGTCAAGATGTATTCCACGGCCGTCTGCCCGTACTGCGTGCGCGCCAAGCAGATCCTCAAGGCCAAGGGCGTCGAGCAGATCGACGAGATCCGCGTCGACCTGGACGCCGCGCAGCGCCAGACCATGATGCAGATCACCGGCCGCCGCACCGTGCCGCAGATCTTCATTGGCGACACGCACGTGGGCGGCCACGACGACCTGGTGGCGCTGGACCAGCGCGGCGGGCTCGACCCGCTGCTGGCGGGCCAGGCCGCCTGA
- a CDS encoding ScpA family protein, whose amino-acid sequence MSAVDSEPLLDAPAQAPLPEVVDHVAVARLYGEPLFQLPTDLYIPPDALEVFLEAFEGPLDLLLYLIRKQNFNILDIPMAAVTRQYLSYVDEIRSRNLELAAEYLLMAAMLIEIKSRMLLPPRKTAEGQEPEDPRAELVRRLLEYEQMKLAASRLAEVPQFGRDFLKAQVYVEQALKPRFPDVELADLQSAWADILKRAKLVQHHKISREELSVREHMSIVLRKLQGRRFAPFEDLFDPARGVPVLVVTLIALLELAKENLVEITQAEAYAPIYVRLAFTPSD is encoded by the coding sequence ATGTCGGCCGTCGATTCCGAGCCGCTGCTGGACGCGCCTGCCCAGGCGCCCCTGCCCGAGGTGGTCGACCACGTGGCCGTGGCGCGCCTGTACGGCGAGCCGCTGTTCCAGCTGCCGACCGACCTGTACATCCCGCCCGACGCGCTGGAGGTCTTTCTGGAGGCCTTCGAAGGCCCGCTGGACCTGCTGCTGTACCTGATCCGCAAGCAGAACTTCAACATCCTCGACATCCCGATGGCGGCGGTGACGCGCCAGTACCTGAGCTATGTCGACGAGATCCGCAGCCGCAACCTGGAGCTGGCGGCCGAATACCTGCTGATGGCGGCGATGCTGATCGAGATCAAGTCGCGCATGCTGCTGCCGCCCCGCAAGACAGCCGAAGGCCAGGAGCCCGAGGACCCGCGCGCCGAGCTGGTGCGCCGCCTGCTCGAATACGAGCAGATGAAGCTGGCCGCCAGCCGCCTGGCCGAAGTGCCGCAGTTCGGCCGCGATTTCTTGAAGGCGCAGGTGTATGTCGAGCAGGCGCTGAAGCCGCGCTTTCCGGACGTGGAGCTGGCCGACCTGCAGTCTGCGTGGGCCGACATCCTCAAACGCGCCAAGCTGGTGCAGCACCACAAGATCAGCCGCGAAGAACTCAGCGTGCGCGAGCACATGTCCATCGTGCTGCGCAAGCTGCAGGGCCGCCGCTTCGCGCCGTTCGAAGACCTGTTCGACCCCGCGCGCGGCGTACCGGTGCTGGTGGTCACGCTGATCGCGCTGCTGGAGCTGGCCAAGGAAAACCTGGTCGAGATCACGCAGGCCGAGGCGTACGCGCCGATCTACGTGCGGCTGGCATTTACACCGTCGGATTGA
- a CDS encoding DUF3460 family protein produces MSLARIFQRPHYRSDATRFIDDLKQAKPQLDVQQRQGRALLWDKHIDRDLQAEFRAGDVRQNAYVYQTSPTL; encoded by the coding sequence ATGTCCCTCGCACGCATCTTCCAGCGCCCGCATTACCGTTCCGACGCCACGCGCTTCATCGACGACCTCAAGCAGGCCAAGCCGCAGCTTGACGTGCAGCAGCGCCAGGGCCGCGCCCTGCTGTGGGACAAGCACATCGACCGCGACCTGCAGGCCGAGTTTCGCGCCGGCGACGTCAGGCAGAACGCCTACGTCTACCAGACCAGCCCCACGCTGTAA
- a CDS encoding NAD(P)H-dependent glycerol-3-phosphate dehydrogenase: MKIIVIGAGAWGTALAVSATRNPAGHQVVLWARDGAQAAAMHESRENARYLPGIPLPRELHVRGGDVATLLDAAAQADLLVVATPVSGLRGTLHLLQDVDVPVAWLCKGFELPDEAAAPGHAVGLMPHEIQRQVAPHLKAGALSGPSFAQEVARGQPTALVAASHHPAVRKALVEAFHGPTLRVYGNDDLVGVEVGGAVKNVLAIATGLADGLTLGLNARAALITRGLAEMARLGLALGGRQESFMGLSGLGDLVLTATGDLSRNRRVGLLLAEGKTLEEAVQSLGHVAEGVYSARTVWQRAHHLGVEMPIAECVVALLDGQLKPVEAVAALMGRDPKGELL; encoded by the coding sequence ATGAAAATCATAGTCATCGGCGCTGGCGCCTGGGGCACCGCGCTGGCCGTCAGTGCCACCCGCAACCCGGCCGGCCACCAGGTCGTGCTGTGGGCGCGCGACGGCGCCCAAGCCGCGGCCATGCACGAATCGCGCGAGAACGCGCGCTATCTGCCCGGCATTCCGCTGCCGCGCGAACTGCACGTGCGCGGCGGCGACGTCGCCACCTTGCTGGACGCCGCGGCGCAGGCCGACCTGCTGGTCGTGGCCACCCCGGTGTCGGGCCTGCGCGGCACGCTGCACCTGTTGCAGGACGTCGACGTGCCCGTCGCCTGGCTGTGCAAGGGCTTCGAGCTGCCCGACGAGGCCGCTGCCCCGGGGCACGCCGTCGGCCTGATGCCGCACGAAATCCAGCGCCAGGTGGCCCCGCACCTGAAGGCGGGCGCGCTGAGCGGCCCCAGCTTTGCCCAGGAAGTGGCGCGTGGACAGCCCACCGCGCTGGTGGCCGCCAGCCACCACCCGGCCGTGCGCAAGGCGCTGGTCGAAGCCTTCCACGGCCCCACCTTGCGCGTGTACGGCAACGACGACCTGGTAGGGGTTGAAGTCGGCGGCGCGGTCAAGAACGTGCTGGCCATCGCCACCGGGCTGGCCGATGGCCTGACCCTGGGGCTGAATGCGCGCGCCGCGCTCATCACGCGCGGCCTGGCCGAAATGGCGCGGCTGGGGCTGGCGCTGGGCGGCCGGCAGGAATCCTTCATGGGCCTGTCGGGCCTGGGCGACCTGGTGCTGACGGCGACCGGCGACCTCAGCCGCAACCGGCGCGTCGGCCTGCTGCTGGCCGAAGGCAAAACGCTGGAAGAGGCGGTGCAGTCGCTCGGCCACGTGGCCGAAGGCGTCTACAGCGCCCGCACCGTATGGCAGCGCGCTCACCACTTGGGCGTGGAGATGCCGATCGCCGAATGCGTGGTGGCGCTGCTCGACGGGCAACTCAAGCCGGTCGAAGCCGTGGCCGCGCTGATGGGCCGCGACCCGAAGGGCGAACTGCTCTGA
- the panB gene encoding 3-methyl-2-oxobutanoate hydroxymethyltransferase — translation MNTTSAPAPASPYGTLPPASPLAQRKPVSLPRLAQLHAAGEKITMLTAYDATFAAVADAAGVECLLVGDSLGMVCQGLPSTVGVSLEAMRYHTESVSRGLHRVQGTAWLIADLPFGSYHESPEQALRSATVLMQAGAHMVKLEGGGWTAPTVRFLVERGIPVCAHLGLTPQTVHALGGYRVQGRDDAAAQTLRRHALELQDAGAAMLVLEMVPAALATALTAELPRCATIGIGAGKGTAGQVLVMHDMLGINLGKMPKFVRNFMDGHGSVKAAIEAYVRAVKEGRFPDDAAHAW, via the coding sequence ATGAACACGACGTCAGCGCCCGCCCCCGCCTCACCCTACGGCACCCTGCCGCCCGCCTCCCCGCTGGCGCAGCGCAAGCCGGTCAGCCTGCCGCGTCTGGCGCAGCTGCATGCCGCGGGCGAGAAGATCACCATGCTGACGGCGTACGACGCCACCTTTGCCGCCGTGGCCGACGCGGCGGGCGTCGAATGCCTGCTGGTGGGCGATTCGCTGGGCATGGTGTGCCAGGGGCTGCCGTCCACCGTGGGCGTGTCGCTGGAGGCCATGCGCTATCACACCGAGAGCGTGTCGCGCGGGCTGCACCGCGTGCAGGGCACGGCCTGGCTGATTGCCGACCTGCCCTTCGGCAGCTACCACGAATCGCCCGAGCAGGCGCTGCGCTCGGCCACCGTGCTGATGCAGGCCGGCGCGCACATGGTCAAGCTGGAAGGCGGCGGCTGGACGGCGCCCACGGTGCGCTTCCTGGTCGAGCGCGGCATCCCCGTGTGCGCGCACCTGGGCCTGACGCCGCAGACCGTGCACGCCCTGGGCGGCTACCGCGTGCAGGGGCGCGATGACGCCGCGGCGCAAACCCTGCGCCGCCACGCGCTGGAACTGCAGGACGCCGGCGCCGCCATGCTGGTGCTGGAGATGGTGCCCGCCGCGCTGGCCACCGCCTTGACGGCCGAGCTGCCGCGCTGCGCCACTATTGGCATCGGCGCCGGCAAGGGCACCGCGGGGCAGGTGCTGGTGATGCACGACATGCTGGGCATCAACCTGGGCAAGATGCCCAAATTCGTGCGCAACTTCATGGACGGCCATGGCAGCGTCAAGGCCGCCATCGAGGCCTACGTACGCGCCGTCAAGGAAGGCCGCTTTCCGGACGACGCGGCGCACGCGTGGTAA
- the gpmA gene encoding 2,3-diphosphoglycerate-dependent phosphoglycerate mutase, translated as MHKLVLIRHGESTWNLENRFTGWTDVDLTPTGVEQARQAGRLLKEGGYDFDVAYTSVLTRAIRTLHLALDEMDRLWLPTVKHWRLNERHYGALQGLNKADMAKQYGDEQVLVWRRSYDTPPPALEPTDPRSERGDPRYARLQPGEVPLTECLKDTVARVLPFWNESMAPAISAGKRLVVAAHGNSIRALVKYLDNISDADIVGLNIPNGIPLVYELDGNLKPIRHYYLGDAEAAAAVASQGKA; from the coding sequence ATGCACAAGCTTGTCCTGATCCGCCACGGTGAATCCACCTGGAACCTCGAAAACCGCTTCACCGGCTGGACCGACGTCGACCTGACCCCCACCGGCGTCGAGCAGGCCCGGCAGGCCGGCCGCCTGCTGAAGGAGGGCGGTTACGACTTCGACGTCGCCTACACCAGCGTGCTGACGCGCGCCATCCGCACCCTGCACCTGGCGCTGGACGAGATGGACCGCCTGTGGCTGCCCACCGTCAAGCACTGGCGCCTGAACGAACGCCACTACGGCGCCCTGCAGGGCCTGAACAAGGCCGACATGGCCAAGCAGTACGGCGACGAGCAGGTGCTGGTGTGGCGCCGCAGCTACGACACCCCGCCGCCCGCGCTGGAGCCGACCGACCCGCGCAGCGAGCGCGGCGACCCGCGCTACGCCAGGCTACAGCCGGGCGAAGTGCCGCTGACGGAGTGCCTGAAGGACACCGTGGCGCGCGTGCTGCCGTTCTGGAACGAATCGATGGCGCCCGCCATTTCGGCCGGCAAGCGGCTGGTGGTGGCCGCGCACGGCAACTCGATCCGCGCGCTGGTCAAGTACCTCGACAACATCTCCGACGCCGACATCGTGGGCCTGAACATCCCCAACGGCATTCCCCTGGTGTACGAACTGGACGGCAACCTCAAACCCATCCGCCACTACTACCTGGGCGACGCCGAAGCCGCCGCCGCGGTGGCCAGCCAGGGCAAGGCCTGA
- the secB gene encoding protein-export chaperone SecB, whose product MADTDPVFNIQRVYLKEASLEQPNSPAILLEQEQPSVEINLGVNAENVADGVFEITVTATVQTKIKDKTVFLVECKQAGIFEIRNVPDDQMGGVIGVACPQIVYPYLRGNVADLIQRAGFPPVHLAEINFQSMYEQQTAAQQGESPIITQ is encoded by the coding sequence ATGGCCGATACCGATCCCGTGTTCAACATCCAGCGCGTCTACCTGAAGGAAGCGTCGCTCGAACAGCCCAATTCGCCTGCCATCCTGCTGGAGCAGGAGCAGCCTTCGGTCGAGATCAACCTGGGCGTCAACGCCGAGAACGTGGCCGACGGCGTGTTCGAGATCACCGTCACCGCCACCGTGCAGACCAAGATCAAGGACAAGACGGTGTTCCTGGTCGAATGCAAGCAGGCCGGCATCTTCGAAATCCGCAACGTGCCGGACGACCAGATGGGCGGCGTGATCGGCGTGGCCTGCCCGCAGATCGTCTACCCCTACCTGCGCGGCAACGTGGCCGACCTGATCCAGCGCGCCGGCTTCCCGCCCGTGCATCTGGCCGAGATCAACTTCCAGTCGATGTACGAGCAGCAGACCGCGGCGCAGCAGGGCGAATCGCCCATCATCACGCAGTAA
- a CDS encoding rhodanese-like domain-containing protein, whose translation MNFLLANWMLILVALVSGGMLLAPMVRGGATGGLTPAGAVQLINREKAVVIDVCDAGEYAAGHVVGAKSIPLGELEAKLPGAVKNKATPLVLVCASGMRSSRAVAVARKLGYENAQSLSGGMKSWREANLPIEKA comes from the coding sequence GTGAATTTTCTGTTGGCGAACTGGATGTTGATCCTGGTGGCGCTGGTGTCCGGCGGCATGCTGCTGGCCCCCATGGTGCGGGGCGGCGCCACGGGCGGGCTGACGCCTGCCGGCGCGGTGCAACTCATCAACCGCGAAAAGGCGGTGGTCATCGACGTCTGCGACGCGGGCGAATACGCGGCCGGCCACGTGGTCGGCGCCAAGAGCATCCCGCTGGGCGAACTGGAAGCCAAGCTGCCCGGCGCGGTCAAGAACAAGGCCACGCCGCTGGTGCTGGTGTGCGCCTCGGGCATGCGTTCGTCGCGCGCGGTGGCGGTGGCGCGCAAGCTGGGCTATGAAAACGCCCAGTCGCTGTCGGGCGGCATGAAGTCGTGGCGTGAAGCCAATCTGCCCATCGAAAAGGCCTGA
- a CDS encoding GntP family permease, producing MSTFAIVLSLLLLMYFAYRGYTVLLLAPIMAALAVILSGDIAQMLPIYTETFMRALGNYMLAFFPIFLLGALFGQMMADSGAATAIAQWIERTLGSKHAILTVVLACGILTYGGVSLFVVAFAIYPIAKSLFRDADIPKRLVAPAIALGSFTFTMTALPGTPSIQNAIPIKFFGTNTFSAPGLGLIGGAIMFTLGILWLRSREKAARAAGEGYGTHDDSDVGLRGMVGEADMSGDATRTMPLVLALLPLVLVIGINALFTYGIFPGMDWGFIKERFPTMDATRQTGMWALIIALVVSCTVLLLISLGRWANLQQTINKGVLGSMLPIFNTASEVGYGAVIASLAGFAIIRDAVLNVSSNPLISEAVAMNVLAGITGSSSGGLSIALQTLGADYLRMANEAGISPDLLHRVAVMSAGVFDSLPHCGAIITLLSICKLTHKQSYLNIAAMTIVIPLIALSVVITLGTMFGSF from the coding sequence ATGAGCACGTTCGCGATTGTGTTGTCTCTGCTGTTGCTGATGTACTTTGCGTACCGCGGCTACACGGTGTTGTTGCTGGCGCCCATCATGGCGGCGCTGGCGGTCATCCTGTCGGGCGACATCGCCCAGATGCTGCCGATCTACACCGAGACCTTCATGCGCGCATTGGGCAACTACATGCTCGCATTTTTCCCCATCTTTCTGCTGGGGGCGCTATTCGGGCAGATGATGGCCGACTCGGGCGCGGCCACGGCGATCGCCCAATGGATCGAGCGCACGCTGGGCAGCAAGCACGCCATCCTGACGGTGGTGCTGGCCTGCGGCATCCTCACCTACGGCGGGGTGTCGCTGTTCGTGGTGGCGTTTGCCATCTACCCCATCGCCAAGTCGCTGTTCCGCGATGCCGACATCCCCAAGCGGCTGGTGGCGCCGGCGATTGCGCTGGGCTCGTTCACCTTCACCATGACGGCGCTGCCGGGCACGCCGTCGATCCAGAACGCGATCCCGATCAAGTTCTTCGGCACCAACACCTTTTCGGCGCCGGGCCTGGGCCTGATCGGCGGGGCCATCATGTTCACGCTGGGCATTCTGTGGCTGCGCTCGCGCGAGAAGGCCGCGCGCGCGGCCGGCGAGGGCTATGGCACGCACGACGACAGCGACGTGGGCCTGCGCGGCATGGTGGGCGAGGCCGACATGAGCGGCGACGCCACGCGCACCATGCCACTGGTGCTGGCGCTGCTGCCGCTGGTGCTGGTGATCGGCATCAACGCGCTGTTCACCTACGGCATCTTCCCCGGCATGGACTGGGGCTTCATCAAGGAGCGCTTTCCGACCATGGACGCCACGCGCCAGACGGGCATGTGGGCGCTGATCATCGCGCTGGTGGTGTCGTGCACCGTGCTGCTTCTTATTAGCCTGGGCCGCTGGGCGAATCTGCAGCAGACCATCAACAAGGGCGTGCTGGGCTCGATGCTGCCGATTTTCAACACCGCGTCGGAGGTGGGTTACGGCGCCGTCATCGCCAGCCTGGCCGGCTTTGCCATCATCCGCGACGCGGTGCTGAACGTGTCGAGCAACCCGCTGATCAGCGAGGCCGTGGCCATGAACGTGCTGGCCGGCATCACCGGCTCGTCGTCGGGCGGGCTGTCGATTGCGCTGCAGACGCTGGGCGCCGACTACCTGCGCATGGCCAACGAGGCCGGCATCAGCCCCGACCTGCTGCACCGCGTGGCGGTGATGTCGGCCGGCGTGTTCGACTCGCTGCCGCACTGCGGCGCCATCATCACGCTGCTGTCGATCTGCAAGCTGACGCACAAGCAGTCGTACCTGAACATCGCCGCCATGACCATCGTCATCCCGCTGATCGCGCTGTCGGTGGTGATCACGCTGGGCACGATGTTCGGGTCGTTCTGA
- the panC gene encoding pantoate--beta-alanine ligase — protein sequence MQIVHSIPELRHALRATGRPAFVPTMGNLHAGHLALVEQARALGDVTVASIFVNRLQFLPHEDFDSYPRTFESDRAKLQAAGCDVLFAPREADLYPEPQTFKVVPDPALSNLLEGEFRPGFFTGVATVVMKLFMAVFAGKPQGVAVFGKKDYQQLMVIRGLVRQFALPIEIVAHDTERAADGLALSSRNGYLSEAERAEALQLSLALRALARDAVAAAHALPAQLPALEAAARQALAARGWQPDYLTVRRRADLLPPQAGDAAGSLVALGAARLGSTRLIDNLEL from the coding sequence ATGCAAATCGTCCATTCCATCCCCGAGTTGCGCCATGCCTTGCGCGCCACCGGTCGCCCCGCCTTCGTGCCGACCATGGGCAACCTGCACGCCGGTCACCTGGCGCTGGTCGAGCAGGCGCGCGCGCTGGGTGACGTCACGGTCGCCAGCATCTTCGTCAACCGCCTGCAGTTTTTGCCGCACGAAGACTTCGACAGCTACCCGCGCACCTTCGAATCCGACCGCGCCAAGCTGCAAGCCGCCGGCTGCGACGTGCTGTTTGCCCCGCGCGAAGCCGACCTGTACCCCGAGCCGCAGACCTTCAAGGTGGTCCCCGACCCGGCGCTGTCCAACCTGCTGGAAGGCGAATTCCGCCCCGGCTTCTTCACCGGCGTCGCCACGGTGGTGATGAAGCTGTTCATGGCCGTGTTCGCCGGCAAGCCACAGGGCGTGGCGGTGTTCGGCAAGAAGGACTACCAGCAGCTGATGGTGATCCGTGGGCTGGTGCGGCAGTTTGCGCTGCCGATCGAGATCGTCGCGCACGACACCGAGCGCGCGGCCGACGGGCTGGCGCTGAGCTCGCGCAACGGCTACCTCAGCGAGGCCGAGCGCGCCGAGGCGCTGCAACTGTCGCTGGCGCTGCGCGCCCTGGCGCGTGACGCAGTGGCCGCCGCGCATGCCCTGCCGGCGCAACTGCCGGCGCTCGAAGCCGCCGCGCGGCAGGCGCTGGCCGCGCGCGGCTGGCAGCCCGATTACCTGACGGTGCGCCGCCGCGCCGACCTGCTGCCGCCGCAGGCGGGCGACGCGGCCGGCAGCCTGGTGGCGCTGGGCGCGGCGCGCCTGGGCAGCACGCGGCTGATCGACAACCTGGAGCTGTAG
- a CDS encoding SulP family inorganic anion transporter, with protein sequence MALLSMLHFRPRLLDSLQGYDRARFARDFGAGITVAVVALPLAMAFAIASGLKPEAGLFTAIIAGFIISALGGSRVQIGGPAGAFIVIVYGIVERYGVGNLIIATALSGVLLFLMGVFRLGTLVRFIPVAVIIGFTNGIAVLVALSQIKDFLGLHVPKMPGDFFGILGALWSHLHTVNPWAVGVALGSLAIVIAWQRWLPSLGPKVQFSGKLSSVPGSIVALVLATLVVGVFKLPVETIGSKFGGIPAALPAFELPSFSWESARFLLMPTITLALLGAIESLLCARVADGMIGDRHDPNQELMAQGVANFVTPFFGGMPATGTIARTVTNVKSGATSPVAGMVHALALLAVILVAAPLAGSIPLATLAAILMFVAWNMGEWREFARLPTYRMPYRITLVAVFLLTVIFDLTVAVEFGIFAACVTFIYRISSLSRSERLTATDHPDLAGRDDIQAWRLYGALFFGATKLVEQIEDHLPPRTLVLDLKNVIYIDSTGGESLENLVHTCRKQGVRLIVSGLMNQPADIARRTGLKALLQERSADDVQADVAAAIATAVAGAPEGLPDAAHMGYSGA encoded by the coding sequence ATGGCCCTGCTGTCCATGCTCCACTTCCGCCCGCGCCTGCTGGATTCGCTGCAGGGTTACGACCGCGCACGCTTCGCGCGCGACTTCGGCGCCGGCATCACGGTGGCGGTGGTGGCGCTGCCGCTGGCGATGGCGTTTGCCATTGCGTCCGGGCTCAAGCCCGAGGCGGGGCTGTTCACCGCCATCATCGCGGGCTTCATCATCTCGGCGCTGGGTGGCAGCCGGGTGCAGATCGGCGGGCCGGCGGGCGCGTTCATCGTCATCGTCTACGGCATCGTCGAGCGCTACGGCGTCGGCAATCTGATCATCGCCACCGCGCTGTCGGGCGTGCTGCTGTTCTTGATGGGCGTGTTCCGACTGGGCACGCTGGTGCGCTTCATCCCGGTGGCGGTGATCATCGGCTTCACCAACGGCATCGCGGTGCTGGTGGCGCTGTCGCAGATCAAGGACTTTTTGGGACTGCACGTACCCAAGATGCCGGGCGATTTCTTCGGCATCCTGGGCGCGCTGTGGAGCCACCTGCACACCGTCAACCCCTGGGCGGTCGGCGTGGCGCTGGGCTCGCTGGCCATCGTGATCGCCTGGCAGCGCTGGCTGCCGTCGCTGGGGCCCAAGGTGCAGTTCTCGGGCAAGCTCAGCTCGGTGCCCGGCTCCATCGTGGCGCTGGTCCTGGCCACGCTGGTGGTGGGCGTGTTCAAGCTGCCGGTGGAAACCATCGGCAGCAAGTTCGGCGGCATTCCGGCCGCGCTGCCGGCGTTCGAGTTGCCCAGCTTCAGCTGGGAATCGGCGCGCTTCCTGCTGATGCCGACCATCACGCTGGCGCTGCTGGGCGCCATCGAATCGCTGCTGTGCGCCCGCGTGGCCGACGGCATGATCGGCGACCGCCACGACCCCAACCAGGAGCTGATGGCGCAAGGCGTGGCCAATTTCGTCACGCCCTTTTTCGGCGGCATGCCGGCCACCGGCACCATCGCCCGCACCGTGACCAATGTCAAGAGCGGCGCCACCAGCCCCGTGGCGGGCATGGTGCACGCGCTGGCGCTGCTGGCGGTGATCCTGGTGGCGGCGCCGCTGGCCGGCTCGATCCCGCTGGCCACGCTGGCCGCCATCCTGATGTTCGTGGCCTGGAACATGGGCGAATGGCGCGAATTTGCCCGCCTGCCCACCTACCGCATGCCCTACCGCATCACGCTGGTGGCGGTGTTTTTGCTGACGGTGATCTTCGACCTGACCGTGGCGGTTGAGTTCGGCATCTTCGCGGCCTGCGTTACCTTCATCTACCGCATCTCCAGCCTGTCGCGGTCCGAGCGGCTCACGGCCACCGACCACCCCGACCTGGCCGGGCGCGACGACATCCAGGCCTGGCGGCTGTACGGCGCGCTGTTCTTCGGCGCCACCAAGCTGGTCGAGCAGATCGAGGACCACCTGCCGCCGCGCACCCTGGTGCTGGACCTGAAGAACGTGATCTACATCGATTCGACCGGCGGCGAGTCGCTCGAAAACCTGGTGCACACCTGTCGCAAGCAGGGTGTGCGACTGATCGTGTCGGGCCTGATGAACCAGCCCGCGGACATCGCCCGCCGCACGGGCCTCAAGGCCCTGCTGCAGGAACGCTCGGCCGACGACGTGCAGGCCGACGTGGCCGCCGCCATTGCCACCGCCGTGGCCGGCGCGCCCGAAGGCCTGCCCGACGCGGCCCACATGGGCTATTCGGGCGCCTGA